One Hevea brasiliensis isolate MT/VB/25A 57/8 chromosome 6, ASM3005281v1, whole genome shotgun sequence genomic window, TATGCTGGCTTTATTATAATGGCATGTTAATGGAAGGACGCATTTAACATGGGATATATGCATTTAGTCAGTTATACTGGATTTATTATAGTCTCTCCAGTCACTCTCTCCCTTTCCTCTTTCATCTCGTTCATACATTAGTTTACAGAAGCATATAAATCTTTCACATTTATGCATTATTATCTGCTTTATAATCCATATTACTTCTTTGATATGTTACTGGATTTTTTGGGTAATCTTGTCTTTACTCTTTACCCTCTGAGGCCTGAGCCTCTCCTGTGCCTTAAGCAACCAAGAGAGAATATTGACTTTATTTTTGTGGTGAATTAGGTGGGATTGGTTTCATGCTATCAACATAATTAATTGTTCCTTAGGAATGTAATACGTCATATCAACCTAAAGATCACTAATTTTGGTGTTTCACACGATTGAAGTGCAGGAGTTTCATCGCCTCCGCTCCAGCCTCATAGCCAAGCAAGAACATGCTTCACTCCTTGAGGATTTTAGGGAGTTTGATCGAACTAGATTAGACTTGGAAGATGGTGTAGGTTCTACAGAGCAAGCTCTTCTTAGAGAGCATGCATCCATTAGCCGAGGTACAGGACAGGTATAATGTACAGAACTGGCTCCATTTACAGTGGCACATTAATTCTATGTTTTGAGCATGTGTACGCATGTCAATGCACATCCATATCTTATTCTAttagatctctctctctctcctccctttctttctttctctttccaaattATCAAATAATATAATAAGTTCCAAATTGCGAAATGCAAAACTTTTACATGCATATTAAGAATTCAAATTTGAAAGCACTCTGGTTTCTTGAACCTTAGACTTTTTAGACATCTAAAATTGAAAAGTCTGATCTTGCCATGGCTCAAAGGCATCTTTTCGCGCTTGAGTGTACCATTATACTTTGATGACATCATGGCAGTGTTGCAGATTAGTCTACCACATCCTTGGTTCTAATAGTGTGCCTCTTCTGGTGAATGTATTTTGGCTTTGATCTCTTGGTGATCACAAATGGTTAGTTAAAACTAATTTGCGGCCCTATGATTTAGGTTTGGTAGTTTCTCATTTATGTGCTCCATGTCAATATGCATATGCATGTGCTATGGATAAAGGAATTGTGAAAGAGGCTTTATGGGGGGGATGTATTGACAATTTCTTCACGGCACATAGATCAAGGAAAATTAGAAGTCTGCATGGGGTGCATGTGTTGTTTGACCCATATAGACTGTTGGGCATATTGGTCTTATGAGAAAACTTAATTCacctttaatattttataagcaGTCCCTTTGAAAGTAGTGCTATGATTTAGGAGGGCGAAGCAATTGCTTTCCCATGCATGTGAAGTTCCTTAATTCTGTTATTTTTTTGACGTTGATTTTTTTCCTTGTATGTTGTGCAACATTGGTACCATCTGTTAGTGCTCTGGGGCAAATAATTCCTTGGTGGATTCCTGAATGTTAATAATAGTGTGCCATAGTGCCATCTATGCACTGCATTGTATCCTGGGTGTGTGGCATTTTGATGTAAACAAATGTGGTGATGGAGCTATATTGTCCCTCTTATATTGAATACCTTAATTATTTCTGTGCCATGCATGCGTGATGTGCTTCCTATATCTGGTTATTAAACATCACTTTTCTATTGGCAATTCCCTGTGATACTTGTTTGCTTGATGGCGCATGATGGTCCTTATTTCTAATCCGAGTTATAGTGATACACATTGTCTGTTATGTCTGTTACACATGGTATATCATGATAAATTTGGTTGATAGAAAGAATTtttgaagaaaattgaagcaAACAATTTAAGAATTGCTGTGAATCTGTAAATTGCACTTTTGATTGATGTTCTTTGCTTGTGTCCTGTTGCTGCAGATGGATAATGTGATTTCACAAGCTCAAGCAACTCTTGGTGCACTTGTTCTTCAACGATCTACTTTTGGGGGAATCAATTCAAAGCTCAGCAATGTTACCAGCCGCCTTCCAACGGTATAGAAATTTCGCTTATATAGTCGCTGATGTTTTTAATTATTTCTCCATTGCTGGGTCTTGTCCTAGATCTCATATATGTAGCCACCAAGAAGGAAGAGTTTGTTTCTTTGATCTCTAGTGCATGAACTATTTAAAACATGTTTAGATGCTCGATGATCAGTTGATTAATTATTGGTGATGCCCCACCTTAGTTTATATGAAATGGCTAATAAGGAAGGAATTTTAAAAGGACTCTGATGGTAATGGCAAGGGATTTAATTCGGAATGCTAGATGATTATTATGCACTTTTTGATGTACTACTTTCATATTATGGTACAGGTAAATCACATTCTCACTGCAATAAGGAGGAAAAAGTCGATGGATACCATAATACTTTCCCTAGTTGCATCAGTGTGCACTTTTCTGATGTTCATTTATTGGCTGACCAAGTAAGAATATTATGTTGTATTCCTAGGGGTACTTGTGGTGAACCAACCCTATCCTTGACTAGGACTGTTCACATGTCGGATTGAGTCAAACATGCTTTTGATGTTCTTTCTTTGATTAAGGAGGGTTGTGGTTTTGTGAAGCATATGGTGATATATCTTTGGTGGATAATACATTATATTTTTATCTTCGTAACCGTAATGATACGTCTTGTAAAGGTGAATAGAAAATTTGTTTAGACAGAGATGGTTAATGGGCGGCTGAAATTGAGATATGGTGTTATTCTTGAACACTCTGTTTGGCCTTGGAATAACTAGGGTTATCAAAGAAGCTGTGATTTGTGATGTGTCATTCATGAGAGGTGCATATGGTTCAAATTCGTAACAACATTCAGATTTTGGACAGGGATGGTAATGATTTCAGAAAGGATAAGAAATTAGCTTCTAGAGCAGTGTCTGTGATGCTTTTTCTAATGGCTCAAACTCCTTTGGAATACCGTATACCAGGAACACCTTGGAATAACCCCGAAATTGATATTGCAGGAGCAAAAATAAAAGTTATTGTACTGTTATCATCTAGCATAATCGGTTGTTTGCATTTGATTGGCTGCATCAATTTGGTTTTGGAAATGCCATTTGAGAACTCTAACAATGAACTTTAAGTTCAGACCCAACAGCTCAACATCATGGATTCTGTGGAGAAGGATCTAGGCAAGTGATAATTCTAATCTTTTTTTTAGTGGTTAGTACATAGGAAAGAAGAAGAACGAACAAAATATGACTTTCATCTACAAATACAACAAAAGTTAAACTTTACTCTCAAATTACTTGAGGTCGGCTATATAGATCTTATTTGGTTATTTAACTCTTATCAGACACCAGGTTTATATCAATATCTAGCACTTGTATTCTGACATTTTTGTTAACAGAAAACCATGAACCCTTGACTGTTTCTTGGGTTGGGTGGGTTTAGGCAAACCAAGCCCTTAAGCAGCTCTGTGCTGTTATTGAAAGCACCAATAGATTtccaaaattaagacccaaataTTTAAAGCAACTCAATGATGCATAAATAGACAATACTCTTTCTTCAAATTATAGTCACCTGATGATTCTAGGATTTTGAGCACACCAAGTGATGCAAACATGGAATAAATAGAATGCTCAGATGATGCCTAATATTATCAATATATAAAAGAGGGTTTATTGGCATTAAAGAAAGAGGGCGAGTATGTGCCCATAGAGTGCCTCCTCCTTCCCTTGTATTTGCTCTAGAGAAGATGAACATATGACCTATGCCTTGTAGTTTTTCTGGTAACAGCCTGATTAGGAGAATAGGAGGGATATGTTTTTGCTTGCTGTggttgtatatattttttttagtagGGAAAATTGAGGAAGTGGGGAATTGAACTTGATACTATTAGataaatgaaatattttaagtcACTGAGTCAAGTCAACAGACATTTGttaacaataatttttttaaataaagttaaaaattattgaaatggAAAGGTGCCAccaatgaaaatgagcaattacAGGTGTCaacagagttttttttttttttttgttagttaTAATGATCCCAccacgagagagaaaagggaaaggagagagagagagagagattggaaATGAGAGTGACATATAAAAGTGGAGAGAAGTTGTCATCTTCAAGTAGCAATTGATAAGGTTTGATATTTGAATGTGGGTTAGATATTGATGAAAAAGTTGATGACTCTCTTTTCAAACAGCTTCCAAAGGAGCATTGATACATTACAAGATAGAGAGACAGAGAAATCTAAATAGAGATTTATGGGTCCAATTTGATTAGACGAAGCAAGCCAAACCCAACAAAACACTAATCATAATTGTTTTTCTATCCCAAATGAAATTCAAAAGCAAGCAAGTGCACTCATACCCAATTGCTAACCCCTTCTTTTTGCACCcatcaatttcttttctctgttTCATTAGCTAATGTCAAACATAGAGATTATTATGTAAAGAAGATGTGATCATTTTAcacttattataataataataataataaaatttttattatatgtaTAGTATGCACATAGGACAGCACTATGGGAGCACATTAAGAGGAGTCCCTCACATCAAACTTGTTCATCTAATTGTCGGCCACTCATCAAGAGTCCCCATGCATTTCACAACCAATAAACGACAAAGCTGCATCTCTTGTTTACATGTGGGAATGTCCCACTGGGTTTTCTTGTTTAGGTCTCATTTCGTTTCGTGCATATGGGAGTAAGCGTTCCCACGGTCCGATTCGGATTGAGTTTATtacttacttttaatttttaatttaatgtctatttgGCATTACTCctattaagaaaattattttttttatactaattagagaattttaaaaaataatttaaatttaaatttgataatctttaatcataaaaatactaaaataataaaatattttttaaaaaattttttaacatctaaaatctaaaataatacttttatttagaaaaattattttaaccCGCAATACTAAAAAGacacttaaaatatatttttaatttataaattaatttaaaaataaataattaattatttaataaaactatttaaaattaACTACTACAGTTATTAAAATATtgctgttaatttttttttttttacaatattaCATAATAATGAAAACTCAAAAGAAATTACTAGATGTAAATCAATTTCAAAAAGATTACCTATACTTTTGTTTTATCAATATTTGTCATTATCAACATCCCTCCAGGGAGTGTTGAACATCCAATGGTTTAGCGTTTAATATGACTAAAGAAGCTGCACAATAGGCATCATACACATCAACAACAGGTTGTCTTTCctctttgaaaatttttttaaaaatccatctctattacatatccatcatattttaacaaaataataaataattcatatttttttaatatacaataaaacaataaaaattgaagaaatatcTTTAAAATAATTAAGTAATTTTTCTTTCATGGCAGCAAGAGAATCCATTAATTGTACATTAAAACAACAATATTAGTAGTTTCAACAACAATCTAGTCTATTTTCaatctagattgaacttcaaatcaATGCATGAGTGAGTCTACAAGAGAGTTTCTATTTGGACTCATTTTCTCATTGGGAGTGTCCAATCCAATCCATGGTAGGAGGAGGAGGAACAAGGGTGTTTTTGGAGATAGAGATTGTACTTTTGCTTTCTATTTTATTTCCCCACATCTTTTTATCCCCATATGTTTGTGGGCTCAAAACTAGACAGTGGTTGGTGAGCCTTCCATTGCTTTCCATGTTTCTTTGTTTTTGTTTAATTGTTTTTTATATGAAGAGTTTATTAAGAAGAAAAGTACCATCAAATATCTTTACATTGAAGTTTGAAATTCTTAAGACAAATTCATAATCTTTTATATTCAaacatttaattgttaaattattaatttaagaattaaaagaaatgattttaaatttctttatattaattttaatattaaaaaacatatttaataattcacaatttttttttacaaaatagaaaagatattttatcaattagaaaaaaaatataaaagtatagtaaaaattaatatattatatttttatatgaataaaattaattattaaaaaaaaataatacaagGAGTATAAAAAATTCAATGTTATTAACATAGCATGTTCACCGATAGGCAGACTACAAACTTTACTCTTTAATTTCATTATCTTTTTGCGAATTTCATCAGATAACCTTCAAATTAAGATCTCTTGCTCAATGGATGATCAACCCCCAttgattatttttcttaaaataaataacttacaaataaaaatacataatatCTGCACTAAAAGAgaaaaatacaacaaaattaCACCCTCGAGCTTTACTAACATGAACAAATCTGAAAATTTATTCATCAtataatattaatcaatgacttaAATTACATAGTTTTATCACTCATAATTATACAAAATAAATCTCTTAAaactattaaaatataaatatttaatcctctatattacaatatttacatttaATCAtcactaaattattaatttaataactaaGAAAACATTAATTTCCTTCTCCAACATTTGAGGACAGAAAATAATTAAAGCATGGTTACTAATTCTCTCATTCAATTTGTGATTTCTCCTACTATCTTCTTCCAATACGAAAAAAAATGAGTTCTCCTTCTCCATGAAATTTATAAAGCCATAGTTATCAAAGTTAATCAACTTTAGTAATTAAAAGCCATTCAAAAATTGTAggctcaaaagaaaaagaaaagagatcaTTATGCACTTTTGATATTCATAAAatgccataataataataataataataataataaataataataataataataataataataataataataataataaaatacaacTTGATTCATATGTTATAATGACTATATCTATTATAATTAATGTTGCTTAATATTCACATCAAATATAGTAATGTTTTATGCACATAATTATACATGATTATTCTAAGTCATCATCAAAACAATTcggtgttttatatatatattattataaatacatGAGTAGAACATAATGTTTTTCAACTTTAAAGAATCAATAAtactaattaatattaataaactaATACAAGAAAGTTATATCATCATCtttttatttaatcaaaattcttTAATTTCTCAGTGATTACTAAGGATCCCAATTGCAATTGTCATCTACACAATTGGAGGAAATTGTTAGATTGAAATAATTTAAGTATTAATTGTAGCCCTAGAGTTAATATTTTAGAGTTTAACTTgttttaatgaagattgaaaattataatttctaagatttaattaattaaatgagagCCCCACCAAGAAAGTCTTTTGATTATAACCTAGGACACCATAAAGTGCTAAACAGCATGCTGCTCTAAGTCTTGATCATTAATCACTCTATCAATAACTCTTCCATGTTGTTGTTCCCACCAAATGTCATCTCGTTCTCTTGCTTTTTAAttattcatgttttccattttaatatttttatttatttattaggtTACTAAATTGTTATAttcattttttaaaagaaaaaacttaaaatttttttctataatTTATCCTCTCCatttcatttcttattcatattttcactaaaagaaaaaaattggatttaaaatcaagaaattaattttaaaattttgaaaatcttaTTCTAATTAGAAACTGATTTGAAATCAAAATATTCAGTTTACAATctgaatatttttaattaaattaaaaatgaaactttATGTCGGTTTTCTAATTCTGAAaccaataaaaaatttttatttaaaaattaaaaataaaatgaatttcgtttttaaattcattttaagttaaaaattGATATACATTTGATTTCTAAGTGAAAATGAAATTTTTGTTTTAAATCCATTttaaacataataaaataaaaataaattcctTTTATTTGCATTATAGAACTCATAAGTTTTTATTTTGGATTTAAATGTTCCTAAGAGATGGAAAAGATAATTTTTatacatataaataattaattataaagaattttcttttattttatgaatttttatattaCTATGAAgggtttaattttaatttatatatgaataaacttaataaaatttgtgaaaattgatatatataatatgactagattgaaaaaaaaaagtaatgtaCCATGcagataaaattttttaatgtttctattacaaaaatattgtcaagtattttttttttaatatattcaatagaatttatataaaaataatgaatattttgagaaaaatgacaaattattttttaaaattaattatattaaaatattaaatcaacatataataaaaataactatttCTATTTTATTCAGCAGGATTTcaacttaaataaagtatatattgggtagtttttttttctttacatAGATACAAGATACACAAATGACTCAGCCACTCACATACTTAATCAACTATTGATGTGACTATATTGAGTGGTTATCACCTTGGATGATGAGATAGCCATATTGATGAAACATGAAATATGAAATGTGTCAGTGAAGTGGCcattatcataataataataataataataataataataataataataataataataataataattaatttggaAAATTTTCATCATGTTGCTGCTCACAATAAATTCCACAACATAGTCCTTCAATTttccaaattatttttttaaaaatgattcTATAAATTATTGGCTGTGCATGATAATTAAAAAATGTTCATGatttcaaagtttttttttttcatttacatttatattattattattattattattttaatgagTCAAAAGCTTACAACAAAGCAGCTTCAATTGAAGATACACCCTAGCAAGTTATCAGATCCTCAGAATCCATAGGGTTTGTTTGGTTTAAGAGATTTGCTTTGTACAATTCTATTAAAATCAATTAAGTAATGAATATGTCTGAAAATAATGTTAGttttgttttcttctttttaAACTTTATCTGATTAATTTTGTTCCTTTTTTGGGTAAAGTGATATTAAGAGTAAGCTTTTGTATATTGAGCCAATTTTTGTTTAATCAATGTCAATCAAGCCTAATTAATCTAAttgattttcatattttttttgaaAAGGATGTGTGGAATAATATAATATGAAATtgttagaaatatatatatatatatataaagattacTTTATGTAATTCACAATATAAATTATATGCAATTTGACCTCCttttacataaaattaaaaaaaaaaaaattcttagcaTACTTATCCATCATCATTCATCCACCAATATGATAGGACTTCTTATAATATATAgggttaatatataaattaattcataaattaaggtttcatttttttcattgtatgaaaattatcttattttataaCTCAAATCATATTGCACAGATTAGACCTACTCTAAGAAAAATAGGCTAACCCTTTAGATTAGAGGGccctattagaaaaaaaaaaagctagtgATTAAGATGTATTAGCAGTTAATTAATCATCTAAAGCAGTTCGTTTCTATGATCAACAATGATTAAAATTAGACAAATAAATCTTTAGCAAGTGGCACGCCTAACactataatttttattgtaattctatgttaattataattaaaacttaCATCCTtaataaagacaaaaaaaaaaaagttaagtcGGTAATCTTCATGTACGGAACTTAatcaaatatattaataaaaataaatattttttttcaatttcttgtcttatatgaaTTAGCAACAACGATCGATGAGAGTGGCATGAATATAGATTTTATTAATAGATTTTTAGGTT contains:
- the LOC110641240 gene encoding Golgi SNAP receptor complex member 1-1 isoform X2; amino-acid sequence: MARKLEAQLDEQMNSYRKLVSAKASTKVDAAENDLESGIDRLLKQLQQVNSQMQAWVSSGGSEMVSHTLTRHQEILQDLTQEFHRLRSSLIAKQEHASLLEDFREFDRTRLDLEDGVGSTEQALLREHASISRGTGQMDNVISQAQATLGALVLQRSTFGGINSKLSNVTSRLPTVNHILTAIRRKKSMDTIILSLVASVCTFLMFIYWLTK
- the LOC110641240 gene encoding Golgi SNAP receptor complex member 1-1 isoform X1; translated protein: MDVPSSWDALRKQARKLEAQLDEQMNSYRKLVSAKASTKVDAAENDLESGIDRLLKQLQQVNSQMQAWVSSGGSEMVSHTLTRHQEILQDLTQEFHRLRSSLIAKQEHASLLEDFREFDRTRLDLEDGVGSTEQALLREHASISRGTGQMDNVISQAQATLGALVLQRSTFGGINSKLSNVTSRLPTVNHILTAIRRKKSMDTIILSLVASVCTFLMFIYWLTK